Part of the Aptenodytes patagonicus chromosome 2, bAptPat1.pri.cur, whole genome shotgun sequence genome, TCATTAGAAATCTCTGCAACACTGCATTTGAGTTATCCATCTTGCATGGTTTTATTCAAAAGTTACGGCGCTATACTAAGCATTGTGCAATCATAGCTGTAACTGTTAGTACAGTGTTATTAATACAATGGTTGCCAGCATAATGTTTGCAGTCGCTGAGACGAATTTGGTCGATCCTTGACATGGGAAAATTGTAGCAACCTGTTCACAGGGAAATGTTTCCTGTTGTGATCCATTTTCCCTTTAATGCATATCTGGCAACACATCCTGTTTCCAGCATTAtttcaaaaattatcttttcactttttcttgtgcttttcttaGACCTGGTATTGAAAAAGTCCAGAACACAGTTAATATTTGTTTATCAAAAACTatgtgggaaaataatttttcctgagCCCCCATCAAAGCTGGTAAAAATAGTTTCCCTTGAACATAGTTTACTACCGAACTTAATCTACAATCTACAATCTCTTTGTAAATTTAGTGTAGGAGAGGTGACAGCAAGTACATTTGGGGAAATGTTTACATCATGGTTGGACTGATGCAAATGAAAGGAACTTAGCACCTAATAATATCCTCTTGGCTCTCTTTTTTTGGGTTAGATGCAGCTCTATTGTGAAAAAGTTTTACTAATTGAGGGAAATGAGTGGAACATTACCTTGGCTCAGCATGTTAGCTTTTTAAAGCCAGATTAGGGTGCCATGTGATGGGTTTCAATTTTCTGCAAACCGCAATGGACAAACTGTTCAGATGAATGACGTTTAGcttatgattttttaatttacccaagcaataaatattaattatttgaaTTGCTATCACATGGTACCAATTGTACTTTGTAGTTGTGTCTCCAAGACTTACTCCTCCTCGTCCAGATGCATGCAAGATGTTAGACTGCAGCCCTCTTACAGGATTTCAGTTGATAGGAAGCTCTTACACAGTGGTTTAGGTCAGTAGCCATTGATACTGGCAAGCAAAGCTCATACGCAGTTTATAGGTTTATTTTGAAGTATCTCACCCTCTgataaatcagcagaaaatatcgtctttgatttttctctaattctttGATACACAGTAATACAGTCTATTGCATAGCTTTCTAGAAAACCTGTGCTTTCCGGATATTCCAGTGGTACTTTTGTGCAATGAAACTTCTTTAAAACGCAGAGGTTGTTGCAATGCACCGCAAAAGTGAGCTGTGTGCTTTATGCATCCATTCCTGGGACGTGGCTGTGGTAGATTTTGAATGAAAACCCTCTTCTGAAAAGCACTTTAAACACTGCTGTGCCTCTCCCTTGGGAGCCTGGAATGAACTGAACTGAAGTGAGGGCCATTCCATAGTCTTCTCTTAGACCTGTTCCATACTAGAAGATATTCGCCACTAACATTCAATTTACATCAGCATAAGATAACACTTGACATCAGCATAAGACAGCACTTGATCTACTATTTAGAGCAGGTGCACAATATGATAAAGCAATATTAGTCTCTCTTTAACTGAAGTTTTTGAAATGGTGGCTTGTGTcacttttcagagagaaaaggcaCTGCTTACTAGTCTCTTGCAAAAGGGGGTGTCTAGCGGTTTGCTGGAAAAGGCCTCATTTGTAACCAGATTTCCTTCTAGATGGACCCTGTATGCTTTCATTGTCTGTCTTCTTCCCATTTTATGTTCACACTTTCCTATCCTTAGTCTCCAGTTACTTGCACTCCTAATTTCGATTTGGGGCTACAGGAGATGCTGCAAAAACTGAGGTGGTCATTGTATTGTACCCTTTTTCATAACCTGGCCTCCGGCAATAGGAGTCGTCAGGAGGGGAACAAGGAGCACAAGAGCATCCTAAAAAAGAGGTTCTCCAATCCTAATAATACGACCGTGTCCCAAGAGAACAGCTGTGTATAGATCTTATTCAACTTTTGTTCTTGCCACTGTATGCACTGTTCAGGTTTCCAACAAATCTAAAGCACTGACACCATTGGTGGGTGTTTTCTGCTGTAAGATTCAGCTGAGCGTGGAACACGTATAAACAACTTCAGCATTCAGAGGACTTGGTATAAATGAGGATTGAATATGCAGGAATCATAGCACTTGAGATTTGGATGATGTTTGGTGGCTTAGCCAGTTCATCTCTTTCCACAGTCATTTTCATCAGTTACACTAATGGTTTTATCAGTCTTGCATGTGTAACGTTTAAATCTCTCTGATTCAAGTAATTCATACTTTTGTCAGTggttcatttaatgaaaaattctcCAGCTATATACTAATGCTGCCTTTCTACTCTGTAGACAAAAAGCATTTCATCCCATGCTATCAACAGAAGCTGACTGATGCTTTTTGCAACGCAAAATACCTTCATGTTGCTTCATCCTTAAAAGTTTTGCTTATAAAAGTGATCTAGAAAATATGAAtgtttaagaaaagcaaagagagaggTGGGGGGGTTAAATTTCACTTTATCCTGTTGTGCTGTGACCATTACATGTTAGGCACCGTGTCAGGAATGCTGTCGGCAGTGCAGTTACCTGTGTTTGTAACTGATAGATGAGGTATGACAGTTTGTTTTTGGATGCTCTCCTCTCTCACCATGGCTGTCTTTTATAAAAACAGCCTTCAGCATTTGAAGGAAAATGCATGTGAGGAACATGAAGTAGTATCTAATGCTCTCAAAGGTTTAagagatacttttaaaaaaataacattttgaaaaataaatgtcagtcctaaaaatgtcaaaacataAATCTTCTGTCCCAGACCTTCCACGAAGCTGTGCCAAAGAGCTGAAATTGCCATTTTACTCTGTAAAGGAATGTTTCCAATGAGAGTGTTGGCCGCCTTTCTCTTAAGGAGTTAAGCTTGCTCTTAGTAGTTTCCCCTTTTCGAATGACATGCTCAGATTCCTCTTCCGTTTTTCCTCAGGTCTGGCTATTGGTGACGTCCCGGACAAGCAGCCCATTGGTATAGTTCTCACGGTGCTTGGTGTTGTGGTGTTGGACTTTTGCGCTGATGCAACAGAAGGGCCAATTCGGGCCTATTTGCTGGATGTGGTGGACAGTGAAGAACAAGACATGGCCCTTAACATTCATGCATTTTCAGCTGGTATGGAGTTAGTCGATATGTTTTTGGCAGCTGTCAAGTCTTCCTGATGACCAAGTTGTGACTGAATTGATTTTTACTGAACTCACTTCTTGTATTTTCTCTTCCGCAGGTCTGGGAGGAGCAATCGGTTATATGTTAGGAGGGCTGGACTGGACACAGACCTTTTTGGGTGGTATTTTTAAATCTCAAGAGCAagtccttttcttctttgcagccATTATTTTCTCTGTCTCCGTTGCTCTCCACCTTTTTAGCATTGAAGAAGAGCAATATAACCCTCAGCAGGACAGGATTGATGATGAAGGGGACACACTTTCCAGTGTCAAATTCAGTGGTAGTCTCCCCCCTCTGAATCGACTGAATGTAATTAGTGAGGAAGAGCCGTATGGAGCCTCTATGTTCCACGATGAGGTTCAGTCAGAGCATGATCTCAATATGGAGTTCCTTGAGGTGAACATTGTAAGAAGCAAGAGCGACTCAGTTCTGCACATGCCCGATGCTACATTGGAAATTGAATCtgagctgctttttctgcatgacATCGAACCCTCCATTTTTCAGGATGCTTCATATCCAAACACTCCCCACAACACAAGCCAAGAGATCATGAAGTCCAAACTCAACCACCTGTCTGCTTTCCTCAGGGacaatgagaaagaggaggaaatgctGCTTGATAATTGCTTAAACGAAGATAAAGTCCCAAACGCGAATGGCTCCCTACCAAAAGAGTTCCTCAATGGACACGCTAGAATAGGCATGAAGCAATCTAGTACTTCAAACTCCATGCGAAGGCGGAGGCACATGTTCTACCGTCAGCCATCTTACACCTTCTCGTACTATGGCAAAATAGGCTCTCACCGCTATCGCTTTCGTCGGGCCAATGCCATCGTCTTGATAAAGTCCTCACGCAGCATGAATGATATCTACGACATGCAGAAGCGGCAGCGACAGAGGTACAGACACAGGAATCAGAGTGGCACGACAAATTCAAGTGGAGACACAGAGAGCGAAGAGGGGGAAACTGAAACCACTGTCAGACTCTTGTGGTTGTCGATGCTAAAGATGCCGAAGGAGCTGTTGAGACTGTGCGTCTGTCACCTCTTAACTTGGTTTTCGATCATTGCTGAAGCTGTGTTCTATACAGATTTCATGGGCCAGGTCATCTTTCAGGGCGATCCAAAGGTAAGAGAACAGTTATCATTGGCCAACCTGCTTATAGTTACTGATTTCTGAGATGTGCTCGTTACAAGAAAAtggctttgtgtttgtttgttgCAGGCCCCTTCTAACTCAACTGAGTTACATGCCTATAATGCTGGAGTTCAGATGGGATGCTGGGGACTGGTAATTTATGCTGCTACTGCTGCCGTTTGTTCAGGTAAGAGACACTGCACAATCAGACAGTGGAATGCACCTCATATATGTATTTGCAAGGTAAAAATAGTTTTGCTTCAGTTAGCATCCACCTCCTTGTTTGGGGTGAAGggtattttggaaaagcatttcACGTGGTCATAAGGGGAGAGGCTTCTTTAAGAGTCAATGTTAAAAAATTCCTCCAAATGTAGAGGTGGAAATATGGACAGGTCTGGTAAGTGGCATAAAGCACAAAATGATATCAAAGGATATTGAATGGCATTTAGCTAGTCATCAGGAAACTAAATTATGCTTGTTAGAAGATTAAAGCATATGTAGGAGGGTTTTTGCaaagactgtttttaaaatcaaaattagaaATACATGTTTCTGAAAGTCTCGTTCTTGCTCTCTAATAACAGAGAAACCAAGTACAGACAATTTAGGCTTGGAATACAGACTGAAATTGAAAGCTTTTGCCAAACTTAAATTCTGCCTTTTGCAGCGCGTGTGCAGGCACATCTGCACAGATCAGTATCATGGGGACTGCCTCTTTGTTGAGACATGTCAAATTGAAGTTCAGGTGGGCAGCTTGTTTCTGAACGCAAACTGAAATGTGGCTAGAAACATCAATTATCTGATCACTTTGTTTAGTGAATGTGCTTGCATTAGAAACAGAATCTCCTCTGTGCTCAGAGTGTACCTGCATCGATAAAGTTAATAAATAGGTAAAATTAATGAATGGACTGAGTGAACCATGATATGATACCTTTGAGTCTCAAGCATTTTGTTCTGCCTCAGACTTGCAGCATGGTTTAGGCAAGTCTCTGAGCTCATTTGTTCCCCGGTTTCTGAAGTAGCGATACATCCTTTTCCCAGTGAGGGCTGAGCTATGCTGCTAAGACAAGCCAAATACGCAGTGAGCATCCAAGTCCCAAACAGCATATTGAGCTGCCACGGCTACGTCAATACCATAAAACCTCACTGAGTAAGCTGGTATTTATGTTTTATTCTTGATCTCTGCAGCCTTGTTGCAGAAATACTTGGACAACTATGACCTTAGTATAAAAGTGATCTACATCCTGGGCACGCTGGGTTTTTCTCTTGGCACTGCAGTGATGGCTATGTTCCCCAACGTGTACGTCACCATGATAATGATCAGCACCATGGGAATAGTCTCTATGAGTATCTCCTACTGCCCCTATGCGCTTTTGGGACAATACCATGATATTAAACAGGTACGTggaatattctgaatattttaacCAAGGCGTTTCTCTGAAGATCCCAGTGGCAAAATGGATTTGTTAAATCCCATTATTTGAGATACCTGCTTTGTTGGGATGTGTGCCAAAGCACAGATTCATCCTTGATAGTAAATAGCAAGAGCTGCTACTTAAATCAGATGGTTATTAGCATAATAACAATTAGCATAATAGCAATTAGCATCAAGTTGGCTCAGGGGGTCATGATTGCTTTACCCTGTGCTGAGGTATAAAAGGATTTGGTCCATATGGTAGATGAAGAGAGATGAAGTAATTATTGGAGTATTTATTATATACCTAGTTGTTACTACTGTTTTCTGATGTGTTATGTTAGCATTACTCAGGTTCTTCGCGGTCTTAGATACTGAGGTGCATCTGGAAATGCAGCTGTAAGTTTGGGGAGACACAAGACAAACTGATTCTGCTGGAAACAAGGGCAGATTTACTTTCCACTTTTTAGCACTGTTCCATTTGTATTACAAATTACAGGAGGatcatttattttaacatgtttctgCATTGGGATTGGGAGGGAGATTCCTGTTtataatcataaaaataatttccaccaACTgtttcatgtaattttttttttttttaacaaaacctaATCTTGGAGCCAAGTCACGCTAGGAGTGCCCCAGTAAATATCCGCCTCTTGGTGTAAGATGAGGAGGCCATTGATATGTAGATAAGGAGGCTGTTGCTTTGGACTTGTATAGCCTGCATGATGCACAAGGGTGGTATAAAGTTGACCACGTAGCTGAGAAATTTGAGGAAGGTACTAGTAGTGTTTAAATACTTGATTTCGTCCATTGTTTTACCTCCTaatgcttttcttgtctttttccagTACATTCACCATAGCCCCGGGAACTCAAAGCGAGGATTTGGCATAGACTGCGCCATTCTGTCATGTCAGGTTTACATCTCCCAGATCCTCGTGGCCTCTGCGCTTGGTGGTGTGGTGGATGCGGTTGGCACAGTCAGAGTCATTCCCATGGTGGCTTCAGTGGGATCCTTCCTGGGTTTTTTGACAGCTACCTTCTTGGTGATTTACCCCGAAGTCAACGAAGAgccaaaggaagaacagaaaggactaGGTCCTCCAGAGACAACCGAGGGCAACACCACGAGCGCAGAGAAGCCGACTGTGCTGAAGCTCACGCGCAAAGGAGCTGCCGCATCGGAGCTGGAGAGCGAGTCAGCCGTGTGAGGCCATTACTTGTTCACCCACATTCCAGGGAGGCAGGTGCAGGATCAAGaactattcccccccccccctccccccccccccccccggaaaacAAATTAGGATCTTCACTACTTGTAGCTaaaattgcagaagaaaaggcagtttCATGCAAAAGTGTAAATGAAATTCTGTAGTCCTTAATATAGGCTTGAACAGGTAGCTATGATGCTAATTGCTTTCTCTACAACTTAGAAATGTCATTTCTGAACACTTTTTTATTAAGAATACATTTAGATTTCGAATAAGTTTTATTAATCTGCATGAGACTCACAGTGTATACAATTAGCAGttagaaaaattaagttttcGGCTGTTTTTAAACTAACTGAAAATGGAAGCTATCTTGACTTATagtctcttgctctttttttgtcTGAACATTTCAGATTCCACTAGTGTAATAGCTGAATCAAACGCTTAGATATCTTGATCAGTTTTTTTCATAAGCATGATATTATTGGTCTGACAGCTACAGTTCTTTAACGTTAATTTTAGACTTCACGTTTTTTGTTAGTGCAATTACTACAGAATAGttttatttgcaattattttcaagaaaaacaaaagcaattactGCGGTTTCTAAGAAACTGCTGTGAATCCTTTTAGTCATACTGTTCAACAACTACTCCCAAGTCTGCTGCTTGTCGGGAGAGGGTGACATTGGGTGCGTGATGTGAACTGTAGATGGAAGGAGCAGCAACTGGGAGAGGTGACCAGCACTGACAGGTTTTTATCACAAGTGCTGAATTTTCTGAATGTCGTTGGAATACGCTGTGACAATTTTTAGCTCGGAGTTTTGCGCGCTAGTGAACTCGGGGGTTTTCTTGGCATTTAAACCTGATCATCTCTGGATGAAGCTGCCATGGAGAAGGGGTGTCTCTGGGGTCAGCTTTGTGGGAGGGGGTGTGCGGATTCTCTCTCATGGGAAAAGGAAGTCGTTGATTAATTGCACTTTTTATGATCCTTTAACCTCCTGGCTAGGAACGCAGCAGCCAGGGTAAAGGCACAGTGTCAGTACAACAAGGtaaaccgaaggcctacctccgTCACTTTATGGCATAGTCTGGGTGTGTAAAAATCTGTCAAACAGTTTTTAGGCCTTAAAATTCAATCCACTAGCATGTGTTGCTGTTCCAGTCCCTGTGTTGGAGGAATTGTAGGCTGGAGCTCTTCCGAGCTGCTGTACCAATGTCATCAGCGCAACCTCCATGCCCCCTTCCTTGATTCAGGACATAGCTGCAgtgcaaagacatttttctgtgaaGAGCTTGAAAGAGTTGTGCTAATCTGATTTAAAATAGTATTTGGATCGCTAGCAGTCTGCCCCAATCCACGGGCAGCCAAAGCTCAGAGATCCAGCGGCCATTTAAAGAAACTTTAGAAACCGAACTTCCGTTTGCTGTCTTGTAAGAAGTGTTTGTGATGCTATTTACTCATTTTCGCATGGACCTCCGGGCTGCACTCAATCCTGTGCTAAACAGACAAATCACAGCTCGTTGTAAGATTTCTGCTGCCTCAAACTTCTCATACTACAGTACTTTAAAATGCATGTGTAAATCATGCTGCAACATAGTCATTCAAAAGAAGAAtatatatttcaaaatgaaaagcagtttttaataaattatttgaattgtCAATGTATTTAAGAAATGTACGTTTTGGTATATTTGAAGTTAACGCGCAGTTTTGGCCAGCGTCATTGACGAATTCCTGGTGGCATACGTGGGTGTATGAAGCTGAAGGCTTTCAGTCGGTGCCGATGTCCTGTGCTATCGAGGGTGACAATGTTGGGTTTAGGCTGGTGAAATCGCCGAGCACTAAAGTACACGTAATCGCACAGGacttaggtggtttttttttgttttaagtgtcttgagaaagtctttttttctttaaggtgaatatttttttatttagaacaCATACTGTGAACTGTGTTCAGACAGGGGAATAATACTACTGAAGAATATGAGACCTTATTGAAGAAATCAGTtgtgagaaatattttaactgaacTTCTGCCATGAATTTTATCATCTCAATTACATTTAATATATTCTGGTGATGTTCATATATAACAGAGATGAGTTGTATTTCACCCTATAACTGGCATTCATGTAAAatacacagacattttaaagtggctttaatattttatttttaaagttccttGAAGATTCTGCTTTTGGTTAAACGAACACTGTCAAGTACTCCTTATTTTAATCTCTATTTCTGGAAAGGTTCTTCTAGTTTAAAAATCTGCATCTTCTGGCCGGTGCCAGCCTTACCCTTTTTCCCATGAGCTTCATGGATCAGTGTGGTTTCAAATAGCCATTACTCCACATAGCACCTTCATAAGCCAAGATTTCTTTCACAGCACCATCAAGCTGACGAAGGTCTAGCAGCAAAGAGGGAGGAGAAGTTGAAGCTCCCTCTCGCTTCACACCCAGCAGAGGGAATGCGAAACCGTTTTGGGGGGTGAGCTCACACACATTTATTCAGCTTTCTCAGTCAGGGGAAGGGTGAGGAGGCAGGAAGGATGTTTCGAACCCGGAGGGTTTCAATCAAAGGCAGGGCAGGTCCAGTTTTGTTCCAGCCAACATTTGGCGTAGCCTCATTTCTAAGAATTGGATGTTAAAATCCATATTTGGAGTTGTTTATGGGGCTGTTCAATTACCGTTCGTAACGCATGAATATGCACGCTGCCTTGTAGCAGGAAGCTCTATTTCACTCCCctgtaaagcagaaggaaataattATCCATTGTAAACGTGCTGAAGTATTTGTAGTATTGCTAGAAGAATTAACTTGGGGGAGCCCCTGCCAAAGTATCTCCTCCTGTACCTTGGCCAGCCTGTGAAACCACCGCGCTGGCTTCCTCTGTGCTGCCGGTGAGGGCTCCCGAGATCTTTCATAGTAATGTTTTTTCTTGGGTTTGAGAGAGTTTTCTTTCTAGCCCTGGCACTTCTCCGGGTAGAGTGGCAATGTTTTATTTCGTCATGTGTCCCTTACCTTATCTTTTGATACAGAAATGATCATATTTTTTGTCACGATTAAGAGGTAAAGTAGTACGATTTTATGTGTTTATTGCAGAAGTTGTGGGAAGAGAGATTTGaaggggtgttttttttttttattcctggtgACAATAAGCATCGTTTTTTGTTTGTCGGTATTACTGTATAGTCAAATTCATCCCGCGTGCTCCATCTCTTTGGACCTTCACTGCAGTAGGCTTAAGGTTTAGTTTCATTCTGTGTTGCTCTATACTGTAAACAATTTTAAGATACTCTGCTGCAGTCCTTCTGGTGACGTGTAACACCTCGGACATGAGACACCGTTAGCGCTCAGATTCGCGAGTGCTGTAGCTGGTAAGCTGCACATCTAGAAATACTTCACATGAGAGCAGAGAAGCTCAAACTTTAACCGCTCGGAAAGGCGTAGCGTGGATTTTGCACTGTTGGGTTATTGCAAGAGTCCGGTCAGATCTGCACTGTTCATGGATGGCAATTTCAGACTCCAGAAGCAATAATTTCTTAGGAATGTTTCTCTTCCTGCTGGTTAGATGACTTTCATAGAGATTTATTACCTAAATAGCCTTTTAATAACATGAATCTGGTCGTTTGCTAGTGCTGGCAGTAAGCAGTTATGGAAAGATGTGGGTTGTTCATCATCAGAAGGGAGGAAGCCAGTAAATCCAACGGAGGTTAGTGCTCCTTGAAACTCACAATGTCCTTTTCCCCTTTCACTTGGAGCCTTTTTCTGGACTATGAAATATTCCCGGCTCGGTGGGCTGAAAAGGAGGCAGCTGCGAATTTAGCCTCCCGGTTTTCTTGCCAGTGCCGATGCTGGCATGTGGACCCCATGATGAAACAGGCTTGCTTGAGGTTTTCCACGGAGGCATGGAAGCGAGGGCTGagcctttctcatttctctgcCATCTGATCTGAATCCCCCCCAGCACTTGGAATGACAGCGGCAACAACAGTGATTATTGCCAGGTACCTCATTAAAACCTCAGTTCCATCATTAGAAACGCATCCGCCTGCCCTCGGTTTGTGATGAGCATGGCCTTCCTCCGACGTCCACCATTAAAGGCAGGATTGTCATGGCTACCAGCAGGGTCTTGTGGCCGTGCACGTTGAGGTCACATTTACGAGTAAAGGCGGAGAAAGTCACAGCTTGTTCCTGGGAGAGCTCCCTCCGCGTCTGGGCAGGAGGGGATTTCAGGGGGGCCTTCCTTCCCGGAGGCGCGTCGCAGGGGTCAGCTTTCGTTTTCGGCAGTTGCTCACGTTTTCAGTAATTTTGCGTAGACACGTAGCCGGGTTGCGTGACACTCCGTTGTTCAGTCCCTGCGACGAATTGTAGTTCAGTCActgagagttggggttttttaggtgcgcgtgcgtgcgtgtgtgtgtgtgtatctgtgtgtatatacatttatatacacgCTGCTCGGGCCAAAATATCTTTGGTGGTTGTGTGCTCGTTGTCACTGTACTCAACAATGTTTTCAACTGAGTTCTTCCAGGTTTCCCTCGTCCTAGTCCGATGCGAGACGAGCTCAGCTATAAATATGTATCCTATCTATTTAAATGAATAAGTAAACTCTTGCATGATATTCCAAGCACATGTAGCAGCTTCGGCATCTGAAGTATCTATTGTGAAAgagaagttgggtttttttgcagctgttttgtCCTTGTTTCCTTTTAATAGGCCAAATAAATGTAACGAACACCAAATGTTGCACAGAAATGTTATTAATGACTGTGTAGAAGAAataccaaattttatttttctttgcagaaacttTATGGTTACAGCGAGTTCTCTAGCTGTTATTCTTCCTTAAACGACAAAGCTGAACGTTTGTAAAGTGCATCGAAAACGGTCATTTTTAAAAAGCGGAGCTACCCaaagttttctgtttctcatgttgCATCCAGAACAAGCCATCGGCAAAGGCGAGCTGCAGAAGCTCACAGATCaactggtgttttgtttttgaggCTCAGCAGCCCATACAATTAGGAAATGGTGTTAGATAATAAGAAAAAGATTCACCTGCCTTTTCATAATGTCACACTAGCATCTGCCAGGGCAGCAAGGTCTGCTCATTAACATGTTCCAGTTTTTCCCTTAATTTAAATTAAGATCACCTCCtggaaaacctgttttgtttggttgctCAACCCAAGCAGCCCTGCGGCTCACCTGTCTCTCCACCTCACCTTCCCTCGCCCCGGGGAGTGCTGGGGACGGTGAGGGGTGACCAGGAGGGAACAAATACTTCCCCCGCCCAGAAGAGAGCATCTGCTAAAATTAAAAGGCTTTCGACGCCCTTGTGACCTGCTAAAGCTGCGGTGAAAACCCAGGCCACGGCTCAATTTGACATGctctgatgcatttttttttttttttccttaaattttgaAGTTGGGGGTGAAGCTGTAGGAGCGTTTAGCCAAACTAGGCATCACCTTCTTTAGTCTGCACCTATTCAGTCCTCGGTGATAGCCAAGTTGTAGTGAATAGCCCCAAAAACCAGACAGACTTTTCTCTCAACAAATTGGCAGTTCCccatattaaatttttttttttctgatgtaacaTGAACACTAAGCCCTTTTGGTAGCCAAATGACCAGCGTGTTTTAAATGCCTCATATTACTAGAAAGCTGCATATAGGCATCTCATAgcggaaaaaaaagaaaaaagaaaaaaaaaagagaatatttagtTCCTTTGTGAACTGGCCATATGACAACTACTTTTTTATCAACTTATTAAGTTGGGGCACTATAATAGCTCTTGCTGAGTTTAGCAATGTTTATAAGCATGTGTTAAACACATAATGTTAAGTTTTATGAGGAAAAAGGGATAAAGAAAAGTAATGTCACAGATGAATGTTTGAGTGCATAGATGGCATAATGTAtgtatgttttttatttctacacTGTTGAgctaattttctgttttaaggttaaaaaaaaaaagagagatttgttGCATGAGAACTGTTTTATTGTGTTCtgcactttctgttctttttgtataatctt contains:
- the SLC45A4 gene encoding solute carrier family 45 member 4; this encodes MVMKMAPQNADSESMQVQDLPVAQLQKPENKENESREETISEGSIDRIPIRLWVMHGAVMFGREFCYAMETALVTPVLLQIGLPEQYYSLTWFLSPILGLIFTPLIGSASDRCTLSWGRRRPFILALCIGVLFGVALFLNGSVIGLAIGDVPDKQPIGIVLTVLGVVVLDFCADATEGPIRAYLLDVVDSEEQDMALNIHAFSAGLGGAIGYMLGGLDWTQTFLGGIFKSQEQVLFFFAAIIFSVSVALHLFSIEEEQYNPQQDRIDDEGDTLSSVKFSGSLPPLNRLNVISEEEPYGASMFHDEVQSEHDLNMEFLEVNIVRSKSDSVLHMPDATLEIESELLFLHDIEPSIFQDASYPNTPHNTSQEIMKSKLNHLSAFLRDNEKEEEMLLDNCLNEDKVPNANGSLPKEFLNGHARIGMKQSSTSNSMRRRRHMFYRQPSYTFSYYGKIGSHRYRFRRANAIVLIKSSRSMNDIYDMQKRQRQRYRHRNQSGTTNSSGDTESEEGETETTVRLLWLSMLKMPKELLRLCVCHLLTWFSIIAEAVFYTDFMGQVIFQGDPKAPSNSTELHAYNAGVQMGCWGLVIYAATAAVCSALLQKYLDNYDLSIKVIYILGTLGFSLGTAVMAMFPNVYVTMIMISTMGIVSMSISYCPYALLGQYHDIKQYIHHSPGNSKRGFGIDCAILSCQVYISQILVASALGGVVDAVGTVRVIPMVASVGSFLGFLTATFLVIYPEVNEEPKEEQKGLGPPETTEGNTTSAEKPTVLKLTRKGAAASELESESAV